The proteins below come from a single Candidatus Alcyoniella australis genomic window:
- a CDS encoding alpha/beta hydrolase produces the protein MFNRNRLLVLILLATLCLALSAQAADLREARDISYFQGDQQDWEYHLLDVFSPLGPGPYPVLIFVHGGAWRIGDKDNPPHTALARNFAQLGFVCVSINYRLTPRVAFPEHARDVAQAVAWTVNNVASYGGDPQKIVISGHSAGAHLATIVALDPQYLAQVGLTPQVFSGAIGFSGPYDIANSISNAKSGNMTRRKLEGVFGDDPAMWDEYSPIHHASPHFPPTLIVVGERDRLTTEEVSRRFCDALNAKREDPTPPAELAIVPRKGHIGLLFKLGYENDSTAERVKAFIHRVTGTAK, from the coding sequence ATGTTCAATCGCAACAGATTACTCGTACTGATTCTTCTTGCCACGCTGTGCCTGGCGCTCAGCGCCCAGGCCGCGGATCTTCGCGAGGCGCGCGACATCAGCTACTTCCAGGGCGATCAGCAGGACTGGGAATACCACCTGCTCGACGTGTTCTCGCCGCTGGGACCGGGGCCCTACCCGGTGCTGATTTTCGTGCACGGCGGGGCCTGGCGCATCGGCGACAAGGATAACCCGCCCCACACCGCGCTGGCCCGCAACTTTGCCCAACTTGGTTTTGTCTGCGTCTCGATCAACTACCGCCTGACACCGCGGGTGGCCTTCCCCGAACACGCGCGCGATGTGGCTCAGGCCGTGGCCTGGACCGTGAACAACGTCGCCTCCTACGGCGGCGATCCGCAGAAGATCGTGATCAGCGGGCATTCGGCCGGTGCGCATCTGGCCACGATCGTGGCCCTTGATCCGCAATACCTGGCGCAGGTCGGTCTGACCCCGCAGGTGTTCAGCGGCGCAATTGGATTCTCAGGCCCCTACGATATCGCCAATTCGATAAGCAACGCGAAATCCGGCAACATGACCCGCCGTAAGCTCGAAGGGGTGTTCGGCGACGATCCCGCTATGTGGGATGAGTACTCACCGATCCATCACGCGTCGCCGCACTTCCCACCGACGTTGATCGTGGTCGGCGAGCGCGACCGCCTGACTACCGAGGAGGTCAGCCGCCGCTTTTGCGATGCGCTCAACGCCAAACGCGAGGACCCCACGCCTCCGGCCGAACTGGCGATCGTGCCGCGCAAAGGGCACATAGGCCTGCTTTTCAAGCTTGGTTACGAAAACGACTCAACCGCCGAGCGCGTTAAGGCTTTCATCCACCGGGTCACCGGAACGGCCAAGTAA
- a CDS encoding alpha/beta fold hydrolase, with product MSVAYKIGEAQLDGRPPIVAIHGAGGDKSAWQAVQRLAGSHWPLLALDLPGHGASDGESCDTVRGYLAQVIALCDQLEIARAIWLGHSMGGAISQLAALEHPERVAGLALVATSARLKVADQILLTLREEPEQFFMLFERFAFGPTATPQIIDQSQQVMRAVGVEVLINDFRACNAFDVRERVAQIDAPCLAIGAQHDLLTPAKHVQWLAEQIPGARFELIEDSGHMLPLEAYKQVSQLLLDFCRGIG from the coding sequence ATGAGCGTGGCCTACAAGATCGGCGAAGCGCAGCTCGATGGCCGACCGCCGATAGTGGCGATCCACGGTGCGGGCGGAGATAAAAGCGCCTGGCAGGCCGTGCAGCGGCTGGCCGGTTCGCACTGGCCGCTGTTGGCACTGGATTTGCCCGGACACGGAGCGAGCGACGGCGAATCGTGCGACACGGTGCGCGGCTACCTGGCGCAGGTGATCGCGCTGTGCGACCAATTGGAGATCGCGCGCGCAATCTGGCTGGGCCACAGCATGGGCGGGGCCATCAGCCAGCTCGCGGCATTGGAGCATCCGGAGCGCGTGGCCGGGCTGGCGCTGGTGGCGACCTCGGCGCGTCTCAAGGTAGCCGACCAGATTCTGCTTACCCTGCGCGAGGAGCCCGAGCAGTTCTTCATGCTCTTCGAACGCTTCGCCTTTGGCCCCACGGCAACGCCGCAGATCATCGACCAGTCACAACAGGTGATGCGCGCTGTGGGCGTTGAGGTGCTGATTAACGACTTTCGCGCCTGCAACGCCTTTGACGTGCGCGAACGCGTGGCGCAGATCGACGCGCCGTGTCTGGCGATCGGCGCGCAGCACGACCTGTTGACCCCGGCCAAACACGTGCAGTGGCTGGCCGAACAGATCCCGGGCGCGCGCTTCGAGCTGATCGAGGATTCGGGCCACATGCTGCCGCTTGAGGCCTACAAGCAGGTGTCGCAGTTGCTGCTTGATTTCTGCCGGGGGATCGGATGA